The Deinococcus proteolyticus MRP genome includes a window with the following:
- the hemE gene encoding uroporphyrinogen decarboxylase, which translates to MRPSVKVEPNPALADSAFLKAARGEKAAHTPLWFMRQAGRYMPEYRAIRADRSMLECIRTPELAAEITLQPVRAFDVDAAILFNDILTPLPVMGLDLDFVKGAGPRISNPLRSTRAVDLLGVPAARESMPYTAEAIRLLKPELDARGIPLIGFVGAPFTLASYAIEGGGSRNYEYTKQMMYAEPAAWFRLMDKLATVQADYLGEQIKAGAAAVQIFDSWAGALSRYDYQTFVWPATQRLIEAVKPYGVPVIYFGTDTGHLLGDIARYETDVVGVDWRTPLDTAWAQLNKGQAIQGNLDPLLLAAPWRELKHQVDRVLDEAAGRPGHIFNIGHGILPTTPMDNVRRVAEYVHERTRQV; encoded by the coding sequence GTGCGCCCTTCGGTCAAGGTGGAGCCGAACCCGGCGCTGGCCGACTCTGCTTTTCTCAAGGCCGCGCGCGGCGAGAAAGCCGCCCACACGCCGCTGTGGTTCATGCGCCAAGCCGGGCGCTACATGCCCGAATACCGCGCCATTCGCGCTGACCGCTCCATGCTGGAGTGCATCCGCACGCCGGAGCTGGCCGCCGAGATTACCCTGCAGCCGGTTCGGGCGTTCGACGTGGACGCCGCCATCCTGTTCAACGACATCCTCACCCCGCTGCCGGTGATGGGGCTGGACCTGGACTTCGTGAAGGGCGCAGGGCCGCGCATCAGCAACCCGCTGAGAAGCACCCGCGCCGTGGACCTGCTGGGCGTGCCCGCTGCCCGTGAATCCATGCCCTACACCGCTGAGGCGATTCGCCTGCTCAAGCCCGAGCTGGACGCACGCGGTATTCCCCTGATCGGGTTCGTGGGGGCGCCCTTTACCCTGGCCAGCTACGCCATCGAGGGCGGCGGCTCGCGCAACTACGAGTACACCAAGCAGATGATGTACGCCGAGCCCGCCGCCTGGTTCCGCCTGATGGACAAGCTGGCCACCGTACAGGCCGACTACCTGGGGGAGCAGATCAAGGCCGGGGCCGCTGCCGTGCAGATTTTCGATTCCTGGGCCGGGGCGCTCTCGCGCTACGACTACCAGACCTTCGTGTGGCCCGCCACCCAGCGCCTGATTGAAGCGGTGAAGCCCTACGGCGTGCCGGTCATCTATTTCGGCACCGATACCGGGCACCTGCTGGGCGACATCGCCCGCTACGAAACCGATGTGGTCGGCGTGGACTGGCGCACCCCGCTGGATACCGCCTGGGCGCAGCTGAACAAGGGCCAGGCCATCCAGGGCAACCTTGATCCCCTCCTGCTGGCTGCCCCGTGGCGCGAGCTGAAGCACCAAGTGGACCGCGTGCTGGACGAGGCCGCTGGCCGCCCCGGTCACATCTTCAATATCGGGCACGGCATCCTGCCCACCACGCCGATGGACAACGTGCGCCGCGTGGCCGAGTACGTGCACGAGCGCACGCGGCAAGTCTAA
- a CDS encoding DedA family protein — MTNLRAWLAGLDPTMLHVSTFGLLFLEGMGVPGIPGVLPMMAQVGLIDAGKTSLEAAIFWGTLGNWLGSLCGYALGRWGGRFLPERYQGQLNSERATDLLRRYGALTVVASRTIGALRTPVTLGAGAMNYPLVPYIIYSLLGALIHIGLWQWLLWRFGMQILPHLERVGAQALMAAAAVVALALLGRWWLTRRRGLTSPASEDPKSEVLKSKPLKSQLAGSRPMQSQPPERQNLD, encoded by the coding sequence ATGACCAACCTCCGTGCCTGGCTTGCAGGGCTTGATCCCACCATGCTGCACGTCAGCACCTTCGGGCTGCTGTTTCTGGAAGGCATGGGCGTTCCCGGGATTCCCGGCGTGCTGCCGATGATGGCGCAGGTGGGCCTGATCGACGCCGGCAAGACCTCGCTGGAAGCGGCGATTTTCTGGGGCACGCTGGGCAACTGGCTGGGCAGCCTCTGCGGCTACGCGCTGGGGCGCTGGGGGGGCCGCTTCCTGCCGGAACGGTACCAGGGCCAGCTGAACAGCGAGCGGGCCACCGACCTGCTGCGGCGCTACGGCGCGCTGACCGTGGTGGCCAGCCGCACCATCGGGGCGCTGCGCACACCGGTCACGCTGGGCGCTGGGGCCATGAACTATCCTCTGGTGCCCTACATCATCTACAGCCTGCTGGGCGCACTGATTCATATCGGGCTGTGGCAGTGGCTGCTGTGGCGCTTCGGCATGCAGATTCTGCCCCATCTGGAGCGGGTCGGTGCCCAGGCCCTGATGGCCGCCGCCGCCGTAGTGGCGCTGGCCCTGCTGGGACGCTGGTGGCTGACCCGGCGGCGTGGGCTGACCAGCCCGGCCAGTGAAGACCCAAAAAGTGAAGTGCTCAAAAGTAAGCCCCTGAAAAGCCAGCTGGCAGGAAGCCGGCCCATGCAAAGCCAGCCGCCGGAAAGACAAAACCTAGACTGA
- the rsgA gene encoding ribosome small subunit-dependent GTPase A: MTAELPAPSDLPTLTAFGYGEAQAQALAAARETFPGVLPARVSRVERNGYRLRTEAGEQEAVWPGGRRHKLLDVPVIGDWVGYSVAESPEGAQQALRIEAVLARQNTFIRSVQKGRRTQPQVLAANVDTVFVMTSPEEWDTERLERYVQAVQLSQAQPVILLNKLDLAQGDLLERAQAAGLDAPVLPIAAESGQGLDALRPYLAAGKTVALIGSSGMGKSTLTNRLLGEAAAATGSLSDFSGEGRHTTTWRTLYRLPVSEVSGGALLIDNPGLRDIAVWDEEGAAFWAIEELAAECRFSRCTHGREPGCAVRAAVLRGELDEEMVGAYREAQGDQAGAGNRAERPERPARRGEKRSRRR, from the coding sequence GTGACTGCTGAACTTCCGGCTCCGAGCGACCTTCCGACCCTCACCGCCTTCGGGTACGGCGAAGCCCAGGCGCAGGCCCTGGCGGCGGCGCGGGAAACCTTTCCCGGAGTGCTCCCGGCCCGTGTAAGCCGGGTGGAGCGCAACGGCTACCGCCTGCGGACGGAAGCCGGAGAACAGGAAGCCGTCTGGCCCGGCGGGCGCCGCCACAAGCTGCTGGACGTGCCGGTGATCGGGGACTGGGTGGGCTATTCGGTGGCTGAATCACCCGAAGGAGCGCAGCAGGCCCTGCGCATAGAAGCGGTGCTGGCGCGGCAGAACACCTTTATCCGCTCGGTGCAAAAGGGCCGCCGTACCCAGCCGCAGGTGCTGGCCGCCAACGTGGACACCGTCTTTGTGATGACCAGCCCCGAGGAGTGGGACACTGAGCGGCTGGAGCGCTACGTGCAGGCGGTGCAGCTCTCGCAGGCCCAGCCGGTCATCCTGCTGAACAAGCTGGACCTGGCCCAGGGCGACTTACTGGAGCGGGCGCAGGCCGCTGGGCTGGACGCACCCGTGCTGCCCATTGCTGCTGAGAGCGGGCAGGGGCTGGACGCCCTGCGGCCCTACCTGGCGGCCGGGAAGACGGTGGCCCTGATCGGGTCGTCGGGCATGGGCAAATCCACCCTTACCAACCGGCTGCTGGGCGAAGCGGCGGCCGCCACCGGCAGCCTGAGCGACTTCAGCGGCGAGGGCCGCCATACCACCACCTGGCGCACCCTCTACCGTCTGCCGGTCAGCGAGGTCAGCGGGGGCGCCCTGCTGATAGACAACCCCGGCCTGCGCGATATCGCCGTATGGGACGAAGAGGGCGCCGCTTTCTGGGCCATTGAGGAACTGGCCGCCGAGTGCCGTTTCTCGCGCTGCACGCACGGGCGCGAACCCGGCTGCGCGGTGCGGGCCGCCGTGCTGCGCGGAGAACTGGATGAGGAGATGGTCGGCGCTTACCGCGAGGCACAGGGGGATCAGGCGGGCGCGGGGAACCGGGCCGAACGTCCTGAGCGCCCGGCGCGGCGCGGCGAGAAACGTTCCCGCCGGCGCTAG